Within Euzebya sp., the genomic segment CCCGGGATGTCCGGGGAGGTGGGTGGCGGGGTGAGGAGCGCGCTCAAGGGACCTCCGACCCCCTCGGCTGGTGCGCGAGCCCACCGGGCGGCGGGCTCGGACAGCGTCGCGGGCCGCGCCCAACGTACCCCGGTCGGGAGGGGGGAGCCATCAACAGCCGACGCCCCGCCCGGGTTCCCCGCGCAGCGGCCGTCAGGTGCGGTGGGCATCACCGAGCGCGGTCAGGTCCATCACGTCGAAGCCGGCGAGGCTGTTGATCGTGCTGCCCCAGACCAGCACGAGGCTGTCGAGTGCGGACTCCCGGTCGTAGGCGTCGCCGAGCACGAAGTGGCAGTACGCGAAGTGCTCGACCATGGCGGCCAGGGCGGCGGCGATCGACGCGGGCGGTGGCACCTGCCCGCGTCGGCCCGACACCAGCAGCACCCCCTCGACCTGCTCGGTGATCCGGTCGACGAAGCGCTGGCGCAGGTCGAGGTACAGCGCGCCGAACTCCGGGTCCTCCCGCGACGCCTGCATCCAGGTGTGCATGACGGGGGCGTCACCTTCGTAGGTGTCGAGGAACCCGCCGATGACCTTCTGGAGGGCGGTCTTGACGTCCTCGCCCTCCCACGGCTGGCTGACCAGCTCGATGAACGCCGCCATCGTGTCGGTCACCAGGTCGACGAGGACGGCGTTGCGGTTCTCGTAGTAGGTGTAGAAGGTGCCGTGGCTGACGCCGGCCCGCTCGGCGATGTCCTGCACCCGGGTGCCCTGCCAGCCGAGCTCGTCGAACGCCTCACGCGCCGCAGCCCGGAGGCGTTCACGCGTCCGGGCTGCACGAGACGTCTTGGCAGGTGCCACGCAGCCGATCCTGCCAGTCCCCGAGCCGGCGGCCAAGGGACCTGACATGCGTGTCAGGTCCGGCGCACGCCCGGTCAGGTCGACTCGCGGGGGACGATCCCGTGCAGGTGGCAGGCGACCATGCGCCCCTCGACGGGCTGGAGGGCGGGGGCCGGGCCGTCGCCGAAGCGCACGACGACGTCGCCGCCGTCGGTCGTGATGTCGGTCACGGCGGTGAAGATCCGGTGCTCCCCGGTGGTGCGGAGCGACTCGAGGAGCGCGAGCAGGTCGCGGTCCTCTCCGGCGGTGAACCGGGCGGTGTGCCGGTCGACCTCGACGGCGGTCAACGGGCCCGTCGCGGCGATCTCCCGCTCGAAGGTCGCCACGTCGGTCTCGGTCCAACGCCGCTCGAGGAAGTCGACAAGGTCCGCGCCCTCCCAGCCGCACGGCTCGAACCCGCGGGGGCACCGGGGGTGGAACTGGCACCCGGCCGGCGGATCGAGCGCATCGGGGATCTCACCGACCGGCAGCTGCTTGTCACGGCCCTTCCGGGAGGGGTCGGGCAGGGGCACGGCGCCGAGCAGCGCGTCGGTGTAGGGGTGCTGGGGATCATCGTAGATCGCCGCCGCGTCGCCCCACTCGACCAGCTCACCCAGGTACATGATCCCGATCTGGTCGCACACGAACCGGCCGCTGGTCAGGTCGTGGGTGATGTACAGGTAGGTCAGGCCGAGCTGCTCCTTCAGGTCGAGCATCAGCTCGAGCACCTTCGCCCGGACGCTCATGTCGAGCGCGGCGACCGGCTCGTCCGCGACGACCAGCTCCGGCTCGGTGATCAGCGTGCGGGCGATCACCACCCGCTGCTTCTGGCCGCCGCTCACGTCCTCGGGGTAGGTGTCGAGGTAGCGCTCGGCGGGGGTCAGACCGCAGCGCTCCAGCATCTCGGCCACACGGCGGCGGACCTCGGCGCGGTCGGTGGCGATGCCGTGGATCCGCAGGGGGTGGCCGACGCCCTGGACGATCGTCATCGCCGGGTTCAGCGACGCGTTCGGGTCCTGGAACACCATGCCCATCCGGCGGCGCAGCGGTCGGAACTCCCGCTCGGGGATGGCGGCGAGGTCGATGCCGCGCCACCACACATGGCCGGCGGTGGCCGGGGCCAGGCCCAGGATGGTGCGGCCGAGCGTCGTCTTGCCCGACCCCGACTCGCCGACCAGGCCGAAGATGTCGCCCTTGCGGAGGTCGAACGTGACGTCGTCGACGGCCTTCACGACCTGGGGCGCACCCCGGCGGAACAGGCCGCCGCCCTGGCCGAAGTGGGTCTGGAGCCCGCGGACGCGCAGCAGGATGCCGTCCTCCTCGGTCGTGTCACGTCCGGCCAGGTCCTGGTCGGCCAGGGCGGTCCTCTCGCTCATGACGCGACCTCGGTCCGGGCGGGGTACGCGGTCGGGTGCAGCAGGCAGGCCGCCCGCGTCGCCGGGGTGACCTGGCCGAGGACCGGGTCCACGACCGGGCAGTCCTCGAAGCGCTGGTCGCACCGCGGCGCGAACCGGCAGCCGTCCGGCGGGTCGATCAGGTTGGGCGGGGACCCGTCGATCGAGGCCAGCTCGGTGGTGTCGACCGAGATGACGCTGCGGAGCAGCCCCTGGGTGTAGGGGTGCGCCGGGGCGGCGAACACCTCCTCGACCGGCCCGATCTCCACGATCCGGCCCGCGTACATCACCGCCACGCGGTCGCAGGTCTCCGCGACGATGCCGAGGTTGTGGGTGATGAGGATCAGGCCGACCTCCTCGTCGCTGCGCAGGCGGTCGAGCAGGTCGAGGATCTGGGCCTCCACGATCACGTCGAGCGCGGTCGTCGGCTCGTCGGCGATCACGACCGCCGGCTGCATCACGATGCCGAGGGCGATCATGATCCGCTGGCGCATGCCGCCGGAGAACTCGTGGGGGTAGTTGTCGGCGCGCGTCGGCGGGATCCCCATGTTGGCGAGCGCCTCGCGGGCCATCCGGCGGGCATCGGCCTTGGGCGTGCGGGGCCGGTGGGCGCG encodes:
- a CDS encoding ABC transporter ATP-binding protein, with product MSERTALADQDLAGRDTTEEDGILLRVRGLQTHFGQGGGLFRRGAPQVVKAVDDVTFDLRKGDIFGLVGESGSGKTTLGRTILGLAPATAGHVWWRGIDLAAIPEREFRPLRRRMGMVFQDPNASLNPAMTIVQGVGHPLRIHGIATDRAEVRRRVAEMLERCGLTPAERYLDTYPEDVSGGQKQRVVIARTLITEPELVVADEPVAALDMSVRAKVLELMLDLKEQLGLTYLYITHDLTSGRFVCDQIGIMYLGELVEWGDAAAIYDDPQHPYTDALLGAVPLPDPSRKGRDKQLPVGEIPDALDPPAGCQFHPRCPRGFEPCGWEGADLVDFLERRWTETDVATFEREIAATGPLTAVEVDRHTARFTAGEDRDLLALLESLRTTGEHRIFTAVTDITTDGGDVVVRFGDGPAPALQPVEGRMVACHLHGIVPREST
- a CDS encoding ABC transporter ATP-binding protein; translation: MAPTSSGGEAALSVRDLHVAYATPGGMLGAVDGVSFDLARGESLGVVGESGCGKSTMGKALMQLLPPGAEMSGSVVLDGEELVGTSARTLRRVRGDRMSLVFQEPMTRLDPLMKVSDHFVEAIRAHRPRTPKADARRMAREALANMGIPPTRADNYPHEFSGGMRQRIMIALGIVMQPAVVIADEPTTALDVIVEAQILDLLDRLRSDEEVGLILITHNLGIVAETCDRVAVMYAGRIVEIGPVEEVFAAPAHPYTQGLLRSVISVDTTELASIDGSPPNLIDPPDGCRFAPRCDQRFEDCPVVDPVLGQVTPATRAACLLHPTAYPARTEVAS
- a CDS encoding TetR/AcrR family transcriptional regulator; the protein is MAPAKTSRAARTRERLRAAAREAFDELGWQGTRVQDIAERAGVSHGTFYTYYENRNAVLVDLVTDTMAAFIELVSQPWEGEDVKTALQKVIGGFLDTYEGDAPVMHTWMQASREDPEFGALYLDLRQRFVDRITEQVEGVLLVSGRRGQVPPPASIAAALAAMVEHFAYCHFVLGDAYDRESALDSLVLVWGSTINSLAGFDVMDLTALGDAHRT